A genome region from Euphorbia lathyris chromosome 4, ddEupLath1.1, whole genome shotgun sequence includes the following:
- the LOC136226242 gene encoding uncharacterized protein isoform X2, which translates to MCPISVCTCEASEMCVCLSAKKAYESHNADLLVKFLMGLRDEYSNVKHQILLLDPLPSIHKAYSMIQNVEKQKEVYSDVSQLEIATHTSGNKPNVPTSSVSTRGQKRDSSNKADRFCTNCNKPGHEKDTCFKLHGYPDWFQEFKKKSKSSKPRANCVSYPADTPLDYSDSEVQDNKENFHVSNFTVPPGFAQLVQNEKVMKSKMNYGDDGHSLSPAPLSNFSGFAGPTF; encoded by the exons ATGTGTCCTATTTCTGTATGCACTTGTGAAGCCTCTGAAATGTGTGTTTGTTTGTCAGCCAAGAAGGCATATGAATCTCATAATGCAGATCTGTTAGTGAAATTCCTCATGGGCCTCCGGGATGAGTATTCTAATGTCAAACATCAGATTCTTCTTCTCGACCCTTTGCCTAGCATACACAAAGCTTATTCTATGATTCAAAATGTTGAAAAACAGAAAGAAGTGTATTCTGATGTTTCACAACTGGAGATTGCTACTCACACTTCAGGAAATAAACCTAATGTTCCTACATCTTCAGTTTCTACTCGAGGACAGAAACGGGACTCTAGTAATAAAGCTGATCGGTTTTGTACTAATTGCAACAAACCAGGCCATGAAAAGGATACATGTTTCAAACTCCACGGCTATCCGGATTGGTTTCAGGAATTCAAGAAGAAATCAAAATCTTCTAAACCAAGAGCCAACTGTGTTTCTTATCCTGCTGATACTCCTCTGGATTACTCTGATTCTGAAGTTCAGGACAACAAAGAAAATTTCCATGTGTCCAATTTTACTGTACCTCCTGGTTTTGCACAACTTGTTcaaaatgaaaaagttatgAAAAGCAAGATGAACTATGGTGATGATGGTCATTCTTTATCCCCTGCTCCTCTATCCAATTTCTCTGGTTTTGCAG GACCCACATTCTAA
- the LOC136226242 gene encoding uncharacterized protein isoform X1 codes for MCPISVCTCEASEMCVCLSAKKAYESHNADLLVKFLMGLRDEYSNVKHQILLLDPLPSIHKAYSMIQNVEKQKEVYSDVSQLEIATHTSGNKPNVPTSSVSTRGQKRDSSNKADRFCTNCNKPGHEKDTCFKLHGYPDWFQEFKKKSKSSKPRANCVSYPADTPLDYSDSEVQDNKENFHVSNFTVPPGFAQLVQNEKVMKSKMNYGDDGHSLSPAPLSNFSGFAGHNFPSLPSIANIVVPISNIPPFFLTSDFPIWIIDTGATPYSIYIPYISTYQKLGSFA; via the coding sequence ATGTGTCCTATTTCTGTATGCACTTGTGAAGCCTCTGAAATGTGTGTTTGTTTGTCAGCCAAGAAGGCATATGAATCTCATAATGCAGATCTGTTAGTGAAATTCCTCATGGGCCTCCGGGATGAGTATTCTAATGTCAAACATCAGATTCTTCTTCTCGACCCTTTGCCTAGCATACACAAAGCTTATTCTATGATTCAAAATGTTGAAAAACAGAAAGAAGTGTATTCTGATGTTTCACAACTGGAGATTGCTACTCACACTTCAGGAAATAAACCTAATGTTCCTACATCTTCAGTTTCTACTCGAGGACAGAAACGGGACTCTAGTAATAAAGCTGATCGGTTTTGTACTAATTGCAACAAACCAGGCCATGAAAAGGATACATGTTTCAAACTCCACGGCTATCCGGATTGGTTTCAGGAATTCAAGAAGAAATCAAAATCTTCTAAACCAAGAGCCAACTGTGTTTCTTATCCTGCTGATACTCCTCTGGATTACTCTGATTCTGAAGTTCAGGACAACAAAGAAAATTTCCATGTGTCCAATTTTACTGTACCTCCTGGTTTTGCACAACTTGTTcaaaatgaaaaagttatgAAAAGCAAGATGAACTATGGTGATGATGGTCATTCTTTATCCCCTGCTCCTCTATCCAATTTCTCTGGTTTTGCAGGTCACAATTTTCCTTCGCTTCCTTCTATTGCTAATATTGTTGTTCCTATTAGTAATATTCCTCCATTTTTTCTTACATCTGATTTTCCTATTTGGATAATCGATACCGGTGCTACACCTTACTCAATTTACATCCCATACATCTCTACTTACCAAAAACTTGGTTCATTTGCCTGA